A segment of the Sanyastnella coralliicola genome:
TCGAATTCACGTGTTTGTGTTCGTCCTAAACAGCTTGAGCTGATGTCGATGATGTAGTAGTAAACGCCTTCAGAAACATCGTCACCACCTTCAGTTCGGCCATCCCAAACACAACCTTCTTCGTGCACCAAGCTACCCCAGCGGTTGTAGATTTTCATGTCTACTTCCACCAAATCTGGGAAGTCGCAAGGTTCAATTTCCGTATTGCCCAAGAAGATCGGGTGAAAGTCTTTGTTTTTCTTGTCACCATTTGGAGTGAAGACATTTGGCATCACCACAAGATCAAGATTGATGGTCTCTTCAAAGTCAACTTCAACAACATCTTCGATGATACAGCCTAGGTAATTGTAAGAGACTTCGTAGACACCAGAATTGCTAACCACAAGGCTATCACCTTCTTGCTCTCCACCGCCTGTCCATTCAACGTCATCTACGTCAATTCCTGGGTCAAGGATCACAACATCACCGAAGCAAGCTCTCGCCAGTTCAGGAAGTTCGTTATCTGGAACCACGATGATGGTAATTTCGACTTCATCTTCTTCGGTGAAGCATTGGTTGCTAACAGTAGCAGAGTAGGTACCACTCGTTTCAGCGAGGTAAGTCTGTGATTCAGTTCCGTCAAACCATTCTACGACTGTGTTCGCTTCGATCAGCACTGGCTCACCGTTGCAATCAACTACGTCTGGACCGAGGTCGATTTCCGGAACAGGGATAATGGTCACTTCTATTTCATCTGAAGCAGAACAAGGCCCATTGCTTGCCACTACTTCATAGGTGCCGGTTTGCAATACGTCAAGCGTTTGATCACCCGCGTTACCATTCCACAAATATTCGAGTGCAGGACCTGCATCTAGGACGACTGATTCACCCTCACAAGCCACGATGTCATCACCTAAATCAGGCTCAGGGTAAGTATATACGTTGGCGATAATCGTAGAAGGGTAGTTCACATCGTTCAACCAAATGTCAACGTTCACTTCATAGGTTCCCGCGTTAGCGTAGAAATGCTCAGGATTAAGCTCTTCGCTGAAATTCAAATCTCCTGAATCAGGATCTCCGAAATCCCAGAATACTGAGTCAGGCTCCGAAGTGTAAGAGATGTCGAAGAGGGTTGTTTCACCAAGGCAAACATCTTCCGTTTCCGGAATGAAAACTACACTGAATGCTCCACAAATCACGTTTGGAGTGTTCGGTAAATAGGTGGTGAGGAGATTATCATAAGTGATGACACTTGGGGTATATCCACAGTCGGGTGCGGGGAGGTCAGGATCATCAATTCGATCAAGAGCCTGGGTGTCTTGATTCATGATATAGATTCTACCGTCTATCGCCAATTTCAAATCAGTCCATGGCTGTCCGTTCGCTAACTGCACGTTCAATTGCGTACTGGAAATCAAGTTGGGATCAAGCACTTCAACATCAAACTGCGAGATATCGCCAAAGTCACCCAGCGAATAGAGGTACTTACTATTTGGAGAGAATTCCAGTTCAGTCACGTTGACGAAACTGTTGAAGTTATTGATTGATTGGTCTAAGGCACCAATGACCTCGCCTGCGGCTGAATCATACTCCATTAGACCGATGTAGTGACCTTTAAACGACACGGCAATCTTCGAACAGTCAGGTGAAATCACTGCATCGTCCAGTTCAGGATTCCATCCAACCCACAGCCAATAGAAAGAGAACTCACTGTGGAGCACGATACCTTCGCTATTCACATCAAAGGTGCGGATGAAACAATCGCTTGAACCGTTGTTGTTATCTGCGCTAATGAGCCAGAATCCATCGGCACCGTCTTTAGGAACAACCATCAATTCTCCACCGAGATCAAAGAGCTCAGTCTGTAGCTGTCCTTCGATGATGTCTCCAAAGCCATCATTCAAGGTGATATCAATGGTCGAATAGTCTAGCCCACTCGTTCCGTTTGATCGAACGAAGTAGTACTTCTCATCATCACCAGGAACAGGACAGAGGATGCTCGAAACACAGTTCCCGATGAAATTCGCATTGGGCAACGGGAAGCCGTTGGAGTCATATAAGTTCGTTTCATCTGCGTAAAGCAGAGGATTTCCAAACTGATCTGAAATACAAGAAGGGGTGCGGTCAAAGCCAACATCGATTCCACTAGGGATCTCTACAGGTTCATCTCCTAAGAAAGAAGCTGAGTGTGCGGCTCCGAAGAACCAGTTGGCGTTTTGGAGTTGGCTGATACCTTGGAAGGAGAGCAGGCAACAGGTAGCTAGTATTAACAGGCGCATGTATCGGTGGTTTGTATTCAAGTTACTGTCAAAACCGATTCTAACCGCTTCATGTTCAGGTATTCTATCTGCAATTGTTGCAAAGCAAAAAAGAGGGCCGAAGCCCTCTTTCCAAACCAGATACATTGCTGTATCAGTAACAGTACTTATTCTGTTCGATCATCTTCGCTGCTACTTCGCGTCGAATCTCTTTGATATTTACAGGTTCAGTCTTGGTGAAACGCTTGATTCCCATCGTCATCATGCGAAGCTCATCGCCTTCCGCAAATGAGTTCAATGCTTCACGTCCGCTTCGACCAATTTCTTCGGCTGCGTCGTAAACAAATGCCTTCAGCATGTTGATGTGATCTGAAGCTGCTTCTTCACCATGTTGCTTAGCGTACTTCTCAGCACGAAGCAACAATGACTCAGCCGCATACGCTTGAATTGCCATGTCTGCAATATTCATCAAGATCTCTTGCTCTTTGGCCAATTGCATCATCAACTTCTGAGCAGCTGATCCAGCCACCATCAAGATCGATTTCTTGAAGTTTTTGATGTACCCGCGGTACTGATCAAATACATTGTCTGGAGCATCTCCGAAGTCTGGAATCGACATCAACTCATTCGCTACAGCCATTGCTGGCCCCATCAAATCAAGCTGACCTTTCATTGCTTTCTTCAAGATCATGTCTACAGTCAACATTCGGTTGATTTCGTTCGTTCCTTCGAAAATTCGGTTGATACGTGCATCGCGGTAAGAACGCTCAATGCGCGTTTCCGCTGAGTAGCCCATACCACCGTGGATTTGTACACCTTCGTCAACAGTCAAGTCAAGAACTTCTGAACCGAATACTTTCAACATGGCACATTCAGGAGCATAGCTTGCGATCCCTTTCAAGGTCGCTTCTCCTTTGTCCATACCTCCATTCACCAAGTGAGTGATCTCGTCTTCGATGTTCTGTGTAGCACGGTAAGTTGCTGACTCCAATGCGAACACTTGGATCGCCATCTTCGCCAATTTCTGACGAATCGCTCCGTACTTTGAAATCGGACGACCAAACTGCTCGCGTTCGTTCGAGTAGTTGACCGCGTCTGTGATCACACCTTTTGAACCTCCGAGTACACCACCAGCCAATTTGATACGACCAATGTTGAGGATATTCACGGCGATCTTAAATCCTTTTCCGCGTTCGTAGAGTTGGTTCTCTACTGGAACCATTACGTTATTGAAGAACACCTGACGTGTAGAAGATCCTTTGATACCCATCTTTTTCTCTTCAGGGTTCAATGAAATTCCTTCCATGTCTTTGGTAAGGATAAATGCACTTAGGTTCTCATCGTCGTCAATCTTCGCGAATACCGTGAATACATCAGCAAAACCACCATTGGTAATCCACATTTTCTGTCCGTTGATGACATAGTGCTTTCCATCCTCTGTCAGTTTCGCTGAGGTCTTTCCGCTATTCGCATCAGAACCCGAGCTAGGCTCAGTTAGACAGTAAGCTGCTTTCCACTCACCAGTGGCAAGTTTTGGAACATACTTCTTGCGTTGCTCATCATTACCGTAGTAAAGAATAGGCAAGGTTCCGATTCCAGTGTGCGCACCGTAAGCAACAGAGAAGCTGTGTGCTTCACCCAGTGCTTCCGTACAAAGCATGCTCGTTTTGAAATCCATACCCATACCCATGAGGTCTTCAGGTACAGAAATTCCAAGCATTCCGAGCTCACCTGCTTTTTCTAGAAGTGAAGGCATGAGACCTTCTTCCATAGAATCGATGCGGTCGAGGATTGGAACAATCTCTTGATTGACGAAGTCAGCACATGTCTGCTTCATCATCAATTGTTCCTCAGACCATTCTTCAGGGATGAAGATGTCTTCAGCCGCTACGTCACGAATAAGGAACTCACCTCCCGTAATCGCTTTATTCTTAGTTTCTTCCATTATGCTTTGTTTCCCGTTTTTCAATTAAAGAATTCAAATACGCCGGCTGCTCCTTGTCCAGTTCCAACACACATGGTAACCATACCATATTTCCCGTTGCGGCGTTTCATTTCGTTCATCATTTGTACCGTTAGTTTCGTTCCGGTACATCCTAGTGGGTGGCCCAATGCAATGGCTCCACCATTCACGTTAACCTTCGATGGGTCAAGTCCTAACTCGCGGACAACCGCTACACTTTGAGAGGCGAAGGCTTCGTTTAATTCAAACAAATCAATGTCGCCTTGTTTCAAACCTGCACGCTCCAAAGCCTTAGGCACAGCGTAGATAGGTCCAACGCCCATAATGCGTGGCTCCAATCCCGAAACATGGAACGACTTTAGCTGAGCAATCGGCTCAACGCCTAGCTCTTTCAGCATGCGTTCAGAAACTACCATAACGAAAGCTGCTCCATCTGAAGTTTGGCTACTGTTACCAGCAGTAACACTTCCTTTGGCATCGAATACCGGACGTAAACGTCCCATGGCTTCCATGGTTGATCCACGACGAACACCTTCGTCTGTGTCTACCACGTATTTCTTTGATTGGCGCTTATTATCGGCACCAACGAATACTTGTTCCACTTCAATCGGTACGATGTCGTCTTTGAATCGTCCGTTATCAATCGCATCAGCAGCACGACGATGTGACTCCAAAGCGAAAGCATCTTGCTCTTCGCGAGAGACATTGTATTGAGTAGCCACTGCTTCTGCGGTCAATCCCATTCCCCAGTACCAAGACGGATTGTCTTTTGATACACGTGCGTTGGGTACGATGCGCCAGCCCCCGAAAGGAATTGGAGACATTGTTTCAATACCGCCAGCAATGATACAGTCAGCCATTCCGGCATGGATCTTCGCGCTCGCAATAGCGATCGTCTCTAAACCAGAGGCACAGTAACGGTTAACCGTCATCCCAGGAACCTTCTCTGTGTCAAGTCCCATCAATGACACCATGCGACCAATATTCAATCCTTGTTCCGCTTCGGGAGTCGCATTTCCTACGATCACATCGTCGATACGCTCCTTGTCGAAATCAGGGAAGTCTTGTAATAAGCGGCGAATTACTTTTTCGCCAAGGTCATCCGGACGCATAAAGCGGAAGAGCCCTCGGGGCGCTTTTCCAACTGCTGTACGGTAACCTCCTATGATATATGCGTTCATGTTTTTCAGTTTTATTAGTTGCGAAGGATCTTACCCGTTTGAAGAAGGCTTTGCATGCGCTCAAGCGTCTTCTTCTGAGTACATAGTTCAAGGAATGCCTTGCGCTCTAGATCAAGCAGGTATTGCTCGCTTACTTCGCTCGGTTCTGAAAGATCTCCTCCACATAACACGGCTCCTAGTTTTTGGCTAATGAGCTCGTCATGTTCAGAAATGTAGTTTCCGCTCAACATTGAATTTGCTCCAACGTACACGATACCCATTCCTTCATTTCCTAAGACTTTCACGTCTTTGCGCGGAACTGGCTTCGAGTATCCTTTGTTGGCCATCATTAAACAAGCTTCCTTCGCATAAGCGATCTGAAGGTCTCTACTCACAATAACCTCGTCGGTACCATTTCGCAAGTAGCCTAAATCAAATGCTTCGTGAGCTGATGTTGATACTTTTGCTTGTCCAACGGTGAGGAAGCGGTTTCGAAGCGTGTTGATACGCATGTCACCTTCTCCAAATTCGTCGCTTGTTCGAACGGCAAACTCTTTGGTTCCACCACCACCAGGGATGAGTCCAACACCGAATTCTACCAGTCCCATGTAGGTTTCCGCGTTAGCGATCACCTTATCAGCATGCAGACACATCTCACATGCACCACCAAGGGTCAACCCATGCGGCGCCACAACAACAGGAATCGATGAATAACGAACACGCATCATGGTGTTCTGGAAGGCGCGAATCGCGAAATCAAGTTCCTCGTATTCCTGCTCAACTGCCATCATGAAGATCATTCCCACATTGGCTCCAGCAGAGAAGTTTTGACCTTCATTCGCGATAACCAAACCGCGGTAGTCTTTCTCGGCAAGATCGAGGGCCTTATTCAGTCCGCTGATTACTTCACCACCAATCGTATTCATCTTCGTGTGGAAGGCGATATTCAAGATGCCGTCACCTAGGTCATAGATCGTGGTTCCTGAATTCTTCCAAACCACTGCTGATTCTGGAAGGTTAGCGAGACTAATCTTTTCTTCTTGGCCAGGAATGACTTCGTACGCACCAGAATTCTGGTTGTAGAATAGACGCTTCCCATCTTCCGTTTTATAGAATGAAGTATGGCCTTTTGCTACCATGTCTTTCACCCAGTCAGAAATGGCAACGCCACGAGCGTCCATTTCCTTCACTACGGCTTCAACACCAATGGCATCCCATGCTTCAAATGGTCCCATTTCGTAGCCGAATCCAGCACGCATGGCGTCATCCACTTTGTACAATTCGTCTGCAATTTCTGGAACGCGATTCGATACATACGCGAAGAGTCCGTTAAACGAACGCTTGTAGAATTCGCCGGCTTCATCTTTTCCGTTGTATAGAATCTTCGTGCGTTGGGCGAGGTCATCCACGGGCTTTGCCGCGTCAAGGGTAGGATATTTCACTTTCGCCTTTGCGCGGTATTCCATGGTGTTCAGGTCAAGGACGAGAATTTCGCTCTTGCCTTTTTCGTTCTTCACTTTCTTGTAGAAACCTTGCTTCGTCTTAGAACCAAGCCAGTTGTTTTCTACCATTTTCGTGACGTATGCCGGAATATTGAAGAGATCACGTTGCTCGTCATTCGGACAGTTTTCGCGAACTCCATTGGCAACGTGCACCAGCGTATCAAGACCCACAACATCACATGTGCGGAATGTTGCTGACTTCGGTCGTCCCATGACAGGTCCCGTGAGTTTGTCAACCGCTTCTACTGAAAGCCCCATGTCGTTCACGGTGTGGAACAACGCCTGAATCGAATACACCCCAACACGGTTCGCGATGAACGCTGGTGTGTCTTTGCAGTATACGGTTGTCTTACCTAGGAACTTCTCTCCATAATTCATCAAGAAGTCGATCACTGCAGGATCAGTTGATGGAGACGGAATAATCTCCAACAGCTTGAGGTAGCGTGGAGGGTTAAAGAAGTGCGTTCCGCAGAAGTGCTTTTTGAAGTCATCGCTACGACCTTCCGCGAGCATTCCAATCGGAATACCGGAAGTGTTCGAAGTAATGAGTGTGCCTGGAGTACGGTATTTCTCCACACGCTCAAACATCATTTGTTTGATGTCTAAGCGTTCTACGATAACCTCAATAATCCAATCGCAATCAGCGATCTTCGCTAGGTCATCGTCAAAATTTCCTGTGGTAATTCTACTCGCAAAGGACTTACGGTAGATAGGAGAGGGGTTCGATTTCAAGGCAAACTTCAGACTGTCATCAACAATCCGATTACGTACTTGTGGAGACTCAAGGGTTAAGCCTTTGGCAGCTTCTTTGTCATTGAGTTCTTTGGGTGGAATATCAAGAAGCAAAACTTCCAGACCGATATTCGCAAAGTGGCAAGCAATTCTGGAGCCCATTACTC
Coding sequences within it:
- a CDS encoding gliding motility-associated C-terminal domain-containing protein, which codes for MRLLILATCCLLSFQGISQLQNANWFFGAAHSASFLGDEPVEIPSGIDVGFDRTPSCISDQFGNPLLYADETNLYDSNGFPLPNANFIGNCVSSILCPVPGDDEKYYFVRSNGTSGLDYSTIDITLNDGFGDIIEGQLQTELFDLGGELMVVPKDGADGFWLISADNNNGSSDCFIRTFDVNSEGIVLHSEFSFYWLWVGWNPELDDAVISPDCSKIAVSFKGHYIGLMEYDSAAGEVIGALDQSINNFNSFVNVTELEFSPNSKYLYSLGDFGDISQFDVEVLDPNLISSTQLNVQLANGQPWTDLKLAIDGRIYIMNQDTQALDRIDDPDLPAPDCGYTPSVITYDNLLTTYLPNTPNVICGAFSVVFIPETEDVCLGETTLFDISYTSEPDSVFWDFGDPDSGDLNFSEELNPEHFYANAGTYEVNVDIWLNDVNYPSTIIANVYTYPEPDLGDDIVACEGESVVLDAGPALEYLWNGNAGDQTLDVLQTGTYEVVASNGPCSASDEIEVTIIPVPEIDLGPDVVDCNGEPVLIEANTVVEWFDGTESQTYLAETSGTYSATVSNQCFTEEDEVEITIIVVPDNELPELARACFGDVVILDPGIDVDDVEWTGGGEQEGDSLVVSNSGVYEVSYNYLGCIIEDVVEVDFEETINLDLVVMPNVFTPNGDKKNKDFHPIFLGNTEIEPCDFPDLVEVDMKIYNRWGSLVHEEGCVWDGRTEGGDDVSEGVYYYIIDISSSCLGRTQTREFEGALTLKR
- a CDS encoding acyl-CoA dehydrogenase family protein yields the protein MEETKNKAITGGEFLIRDVAAEDIFIPEEWSEEQLMMKQTCADFVNQEIVPILDRIDSMEEGLMPSLLEKAGELGMLGISVPEDLMGMGMDFKTSMLCTEALGEAHSFSVAYGAHTGIGTLPILYYGNDEQRKKYVPKLATGEWKAAYCLTEPSSGSDANSGKTSAKLTEDGKHYVINGQKMWITNGGFADVFTVFAKIDDDENLSAFILTKDMEGISLNPEEKKMGIKGSSTRQVFFNNVMVPVENQLYERGKGFKIAVNILNIGRIKLAGGVLGGSKGVITDAVNYSNEREQFGRPISKYGAIRQKLAKMAIQVFALESATYRATQNIEDEITHLVNGGMDKGEATLKGIASYAPECAMLKVFGSEVLDLTVDEGVQIHGGMGYSAETRIERSYRDARINRIFEGTNEINRMLTVDMILKKAMKGQLDLMGPAMAVANELMSIPDFGDAPDNVFDQYRGYIKNFKKSILMVAGSAAQKLMMQLAKEQEILMNIADMAIQAYAAESLLLRAEKYAKQHGEEAASDHINMLKAFVYDAAEEIGRSGREALNSFAEGDELRMMTMGIKRFTKTEPVNIKEIRREVAAKMIEQNKYCY
- a CDS encoding thiolase family protein yields the protein MNAYIIGGYRTAVGKAPRGLFRFMRPDDLGEKVIRRLLQDFPDFDKERIDDVIVGNATPEAEQGLNIGRMVSLMGLDTEKVPGMTVNRYCASGLETIAIASAKIHAGMADCIIAGGIETMSPIPFGGWRIVPNARVSKDNPSWYWGMGLTAEAVATQYNVSREEQDAFALESHRRAADAIDNGRFKDDIVPIEVEQVFVGADNKRQSKKYVVDTDEGVRRGSTMEAMGRLRPVFDAKGSVTAGNSSQTSDGAAFVMVVSERMLKELGVEPIAQLKSFHVSGLEPRIMGVGPIYAVPKALERAGLKQGDIDLFELNEAFASQSVAVVRELGLDPSKVNVNGGAIALGHPLGCTGTKLTVQMMNEMKRRNGKYGMVTMCVGTGQGAAGVFEFFN
- a CDS encoding 3-hydroxyacyl-CoA dehydrogenase/enoyl-CoA hydratase family protein yields the protein MRHISKVAVLGSGVMGSRIACHFANIGLEVLLLDIPPKELNDKEAAKGLTLESPQVRNRIVDDSLKFALKSNPSPIYRKSFASRITTGNFDDDLAKIADCDWIIEVIVERLDIKQMMFERVEKYRTPGTLITSNTSGIPIGMLAEGRSDDFKKHFCGTHFFNPPRYLKLLEIIPSPSTDPAVIDFLMNYGEKFLGKTTVYCKDTPAFIANRVGVYSIQALFHTVNDMGLSVEAVDKLTGPVMGRPKSATFRTCDVVGLDTLVHVANGVRENCPNDEQRDLFNIPAYVTKMVENNWLGSKTKQGFYKKVKNEKGKSEILVLDLNTMEYRAKAKVKYPTLDAAKPVDDLAQRTKILYNGKDEAGEFYKRSFNGLFAYVSNRVPEIADELYKVDDAMRAGFGYEMGPFEAWDAIGVEAVVKEMDARGVAISDWVKDMVAKGHTSFYKTEDGKRLFYNQNSGAYEVIPGQEEKISLANLPESAVVWKNSGTTIYDLGDGILNIAFHTKMNTIGGEVISGLNKALDLAEKDYRGLVIANEGQNFSAGANVGMIFMMAVEQEYEELDFAIRAFQNTMMRVRYSSIPVVVAPHGLTLGGACEMCLHADKVIANAETYMGLVEFGVGLIPGGGGTKEFAVRTSDEFGEGDMRINTLRNRFLTVGQAKVSTSAHEAFDLGYLRNGTDEVIVSRDLQIAYAKEACLMMANKGYSKPVPRKDVKVLGNEGMGIVYVGANSMLSGNYISEHDELISQKLGAVLCGGDLSEPSEVSEQYLLDLERKAFLELCTQKKTLERMQSLLQTGKILRN